A single window of Egicoccus sp. AB-alg2 DNA harbors:
- a CDS encoding Glu/Leu/Phe/Val dehydrogenase, whose product MTLDLHQQALATIDAAADELRLDDWMRALLHRPERAIAVQVPYVGDDGEMRVVPGYRIAHSTARGPAKGGTRFHPDVTAEEVAGLATLMSVKTAVVDLPLGGGKGGITVDPKRLSERELESLTRSYTRAIAGSIGPDVDVPAPDVNTDTRHMDWIADEYARVTGAPAPAVVTGKSLAAGGSLGRDTATAAGCRTVVLASAHRLGLPADARVAIQGFGNAGAHLARLLAADGLRVVAVSDSGGAIHDPDGLDVAAVAAAKARSGSVVAHGATEIGPEEVLTVDCDVLVPAALEGAIDARLAERVRARLVAEAANGPCTPEADAVLQERGVTVVPDVLASAGGVTVSCFEWQQNLGGEQWSAAEVARRLDERMSAALDDLWRVSESRRLPLRAAAAVLGVGRIAAALAERAGVVEEALAS is encoded by the coding sequence GTGACCCTCGACCTGCACCAGCAGGCCCTGGCCACCATCGACGCCGCGGCGGACGAGCTGCGGCTGGACGACTGGATGCGGGCGCTGCTGCACCGCCCCGAGCGCGCCATCGCCGTCCAGGTGCCCTACGTCGGTGACGACGGCGAGATGCGCGTCGTGCCCGGCTACCGCATCGCGCACTCGACCGCACGGGGCCCCGCCAAGGGCGGCACGCGCTTCCACCCCGACGTGACCGCCGAAGAGGTCGCCGGCCTGGCGACGCTGATGAGCGTCAAGACCGCGGTCGTCGACCTGCCGCTGGGAGGCGGGAAGGGCGGCATCACGGTCGATCCCAAGCGGCTGAGCGAACGCGAGCTGGAGTCGTTGACCCGCAGCTACACCCGGGCCATCGCCGGAAGCATCGGCCCCGACGTGGACGTGCCGGCGCCGGACGTCAACACCGACACGCGGCACATGGACTGGATCGCCGACGAGTACGCGCGCGTGACCGGCGCACCCGCACCCGCGGTCGTCACCGGCAAGTCGCTCGCCGCGGGCGGGTCGCTCGGCCGCGACACCGCGACGGCGGCCGGCTGCCGCACCGTCGTGCTCGCGAGCGCCCACCGTCTCGGTCTGCCGGCGGACGCCCGGGTCGCGATCCAGGGCTTCGGCAATGCCGGCGCGCACCTCGCCCGGTTGCTGGCGGCCGACGGCCTGCGGGTCGTGGCCGTGTCGGACAGCGGCGGCGCCATCCACGACCCGGACGGGCTGGACGTCGCGGCCGTCGCCGCGGCCAAGGCCCGCAGCGGTTCGGTCGTCGCCCACGGCGCCACGGAGATCGGCCCCGAGGAGGTGCTGACCGTCGACTGCGACGTGCTGGTCCCGGCGGCGCTCGAGGGCGCGATCGACGCCCGCCTCGCCGAGCGCGTACGCGCACGGCTGGTCGCCGAGGCCGCCAACGGCCCGTGCACCCCCGAGGCCGACGCGGTGCTGCAGGAACGGGGCGTCACCGTGGTCCCCGACGTGCTGGCCAGCGCCGGAGGCGTGACGGTGTCCTGCTTCGAATGGCAACAGAACCTGGGCGGCGAGCAGTGGAGCGCCGCCGAGGTGGCACGCCGCCTGGACGAGCGGATGAGCGCCGCGCTCGACGACCTGTGGCGGGTGTCGGAGTCGCGCCGCCTGCCGCTGCGTGCCGCGGCGGCGGTGCTGGGCGTGGGACGCATCGCCGCCGCCCTTGCCGAGCGCGCCGGCGTCGTCGAGGAGGCGTTGGCGTCCTGA
- a CDS encoding LLM class flavin-dependent oxidoreductase, with the protein MTSLPLSILDLAEIGPEETAGDALAGAVDVARRAEGLGFRRVWYAEHHNMPTIASAATSVLIAHVAAHTRTIRVGAGGIMLPNHSPLTIAEQFGTLASLHPGRIDLGLGRAPGGDQATFRALRRDLAAADRFPEDVLELQGYLSETSRIPGVEAIPGRGTELPLYILGSSLFGAQLAAVLGLPYAFASHFAPQALEQAVALYRREFRPSEQLREPYVIAGMNVIAADTDEEAQAHLLAARRRRAKLLLGRGRRLSPKELDALLASPAGQQVEVMLRHTAVGTAADVAEQLTAFASHARADELILAAAGPDRQAKLRALDLVAQAHGLPAAA; encoded by the coding sequence GTGACGTCGCTCCCCCTGTCGATCCTGGACCTGGCCGAGATCGGCCCGGAAGAGACCGCCGGCGACGCCCTTGCCGGGGCGGTCGACGTCGCCCGCCGCGCCGAAGGGCTCGGCTTCCGGCGGGTCTGGTACGCCGAGCACCACAACATGCCCACCATCGCGTCGGCGGCCACCAGCGTCCTGATCGCGCACGTCGCGGCCCACACCCGCACGATCCGCGTCGGGGCCGGCGGCATCATGCTGCCCAACCACTCGCCGCTGACCATCGCCGAGCAGTTCGGCACCCTGGCCTCGCTGCACCCCGGCCGGATCGACCTCGGGCTCGGGCGTGCGCCGGGTGGCGACCAGGCCACGTTCCGGGCGCTGCGCCGCGACCTCGCGGCGGCCGACCGCTTTCCAGAGGACGTGCTGGAACTGCAGGGTTACCTGTCCGAGACCTCCCGGATCCCCGGCGTCGAGGCGATCCCCGGACGGGGCACCGAGTTGCCGCTCTACATCCTCGGCTCGTCACTGTTCGGGGCGCAGCTGGCCGCCGTGCTGGGCCTGCCCTACGCGTTCGCGTCGCACTTCGCGCCACAGGCGCTCGAGCAGGCGGTCGCGCTCTACCGTCGCGAGTTCCGGCCCTCCGAGCAGCTGCGCGAGCCCTACGTCATCGCCGGCATGAACGTCATCGCGGCGGACACCGACGAGGAGGCCCAGGCCCACCTGCTCGCGGCGCGCCGGCGCCGGGCGAAGCTGCTGCTCGGACGCGGGCGTCGGCTGTCCCCCAAGGAGCTGGACGCGCTGCTGGCCTCGCCCGCCGGTCAACAGGTGGAGGTCATGCTGCGCCACACGGCGGTGGGCACGGCAGCGGACGTCGCCGAGCAGTTGACGGCCTTCGCGAGTCACGCACGTGCCGACGAGCTGATCCTCGCCGCCGCCGGCCCCGACCGGCAGGCCAAGCTGCGGGCGCTGGATCTGGTCGCGCAGGCGCACGGACTCCCCGCCGCCGCCTGA
- a CDS encoding polysaccharide deacetylase family protein has protein sequence MRAQRGGKRSWLSRAGGVALAALLVGPVAAGAPPAAAATPDQPVLVRDRTWSVRGGPSFAFGRTGDVQVMGDWNGDGTATPGVFRDGRWHLRNRLATGATELSFTFGRAGDVPVVGDWDGDGRDGVGVVRRARWLLRDPLSAGPASHDFTYGRIGDVPVTGDWNGNGRTGIGVVRNNRWLLRNARSAGAPNHDFRFGNVGDVPVTGDWNGTGRSGVGVVRGRSWYLRNPLSAGAASQSFAFGACGDAPLSTGSARTEPGVPTSMRGTEWTRLPTSERVVALTFDAGANADALPSILRTLRNTGTPATFFLTGDWVTEFPAQARAIAAAGHPIGNHTVSHPDLTTRSDTEVRSQVVRADRTIRAATGVDPRPWFRFPFGARDARTIGIVNCTNYGSVRWTVDTLGWQGTSGGQSKATVTRRVLDTLQPGQIVLMHVGSHPRDRSMLDAAALPDVIARIEARGYRFVDLDDYR, from the coding sequence GTGCGCGCGCAGCGTGGGGGGAAGCGGTCGTGGCTGTCGCGGGCCGGGGGCGTGGCCCTGGCCGCGCTGCTGGTCGGGCCTGTGGCGGCCGGTGCCCCGCCGGCGGCCGCGGCGACGCCCGACCAGCCGGTGCTCGTCCGCGACCGGACGTGGTCCGTGCGCGGCGGCCCGTCGTTCGCGTTCGGCCGGACCGGCGACGTCCAGGTGATGGGCGACTGGAACGGTGACGGGACCGCGACTCCGGGCGTGTTCCGCGACGGACGCTGGCACCTGCGCAACCGCCTGGCCACCGGGGCGACGGAGCTCTCGTTCACGTTCGGTCGCGCGGGCGACGTACCCGTCGTCGGAGACTGGGACGGCGACGGCCGGGACGGCGTCGGCGTCGTACGCCGCGCCCGCTGGCTGCTGCGCGACCCGCTCTCGGCCGGCCCGGCGAGCCACGACTTCACCTACGGGCGCATCGGCGACGTGCCGGTGACCGGTGACTGGAACGGCAACGGTCGCACCGGCATCGGCGTCGTGCGCAACAACCGGTGGCTGCTGCGCAACGCCCGGTCCGCCGGTGCCCCCAACCACGACTTCCGGTTCGGCAACGTCGGTGACGTCCCCGTGACCGGCGACTGGAACGGCACCGGCCGCAGCGGCGTCGGCGTCGTGCGCGGACGCTCGTGGTACCTGCGCAACCCGCTCAGCGCCGGCGCGGCCAGCCAGTCGTTCGCGTTCGGCGCCTGCGGCGACGCGCCGCTCAGCACCGGCTCGGCCCGGACGGAACCCGGCGTGCCAACCTCGATGCGCGGTACCGAATGGACCCGGCTGCCGACCTCCGAGCGGGTCGTGGCGCTGACCTTCGACGCCGGCGCCAACGCGGACGCGTTGCCGTCGATCCTGCGGACCCTGCGGAACACCGGCACGCCGGCGACGTTCTTCCTGACCGGCGACTGGGTGACGGAGTTCCCGGCGCAGGCCCGCGCGATCGCTGCCGCCGGCCACCCGATCGGCAACCACACCGTCTCGCATCCCGACCTGACCACCCGCAGCGACACCGAGGTGCGCTCGCAGGTCGTCCGCGCGGACCGCACGATCCGGGCGGCCACCGGTGTGGACCCGCGGCCGTGGTTCCGCTTCCCCTTCGGCGCCCGCGACGCCCGCACGATCGGCATCGTCAACTGCACCAACTACGGCTCGGTGCGCTGGACGGTGGACACGCTGGGCTGGCAGGGGACCTCGGGCGGCCAGTCGAAGGCCACGGTCACCAGGCGGGTGCTGGACACGCTGCAACCCGGCCAGATCGTGCTCATGCACGTCGGCTCGCATCCGCGCGACCGCTCCATGCTGGACGCGGCGGCGCTGCCGGACGTGATCGCCCGGATCGAGGCGCGCGGCTACCGCTTCGTGGACCTCGACGACTACCGCTGA
- a CDS encoding glutamate--cysteine ligase: MGTAQEPLTLGAEEEYQLLDARTGALVSVADAVLEQLDGDVYEHELQRSMVETHSGVHERLADLRADLAARRRALRAAAENQGAWLVASGTVPLSDWRDQSITSQPRYERMSREHGRVASEQIVCGCHVHVGVPDRATGLRAMRHVVPWLPVLLALSTSSPYWQCRDTGYCSYRTQVWSRWPTAGFPPEFAGPEDYAELTQRLLRTGTVLDAAQLYWYVRPSEDFPTLEFRIADSCTRLDETVLQAALCRGLVATALERDATGVPPPAAHPTLLEAAAWRAARSGLGDLLVDPVAGDARPARELVEALLEDVGPALERHGDHEAARDLLDDLLTGGTSAHRQREAVARRGRLEDGVTRLVRETDPDFR, from the coding sequence ATGGGCACGGCGCAGGAACCCCTCACCCTCGGAGCCGAGGAGGAGTACCAGCTCCTCGACGCGCGGACGGGCGCGCTGGTCTCGGTCGCCGACGCGGTCCTCGAGCAGCTCGACGGCGACGTGTACGAGCACGAGCTGCAGCGCTCCATGGTCGAGACCCACAGCGGCGTGCACGAACGGCTGGCCGACCTGCGGGCCGACCTCGCCGCCCGGCGGCGGGCCCTGCGCGCCGCCGCGGAGAACCAGGGTGCGTGGCTGGTGGCCAGCGGCACCGTGCCGCTGAGCGACTGGCGGGACCAGTCCATCACCTCGCAGCCGCGCTACGAGCGGATGTCCCGCGAGCACGGCCGGGTCGCGAGCGAGCAGATCGTGTGCGGCTGCCACGTCCACGTCGGCGTGCCGGACCGCGCCACGGGGCTGCGCGCGATGCGCCACGTCGTGCCGTGGCTCCCGGTCCTGCTGGCACTCTCCACCAGCTCGCCGTACTGGCAGTGTCGCGACACGGGCTACTGCAGTTACCGCACCCAGGTGTGGAGCCGCTGGCCCACGGCCGGGTTCCCGCCCGAGTTCGCGGGCCCGGAGGACTACGCGGAGCTGACGCAGCGGCTACTGCGCACCGGCACGGTCCTCGACGCGGCCCAGCTCTACTGGTACGTGCGCCCGTCCGAGGACTTCCCGACCCTGGAGTTCCGCATCGCCGACTCGTGCACGCGTCTCGACGAGACCGTGCTGCAGGCCGCCCTGTGCCGCGGGCTGGTGGCGACCGCCCTCGAGCGCGACGCGACCGGCGTCCCGCCACCGGCGGCCCATCCGACCCTGCTGGAGGCCGCGGCCTGGCGCGCCGCGCGCTCGGGACTCGGCGACCTGCTCGTCGATCCCGTCGCCGGCGATGCCCGCCCCGCCCGCGAGCTCGTCGAGGCGCTGCTGGAGGACGTCGGGCCGGCGCTCGAGCGGCACGGCGACCACGAGGCGGCCCGCGACCTGCTCGACGACCTCCTGACGGGCGGCACGAGTGCCCACCGGCAGCGCGAAGCGGTCGCGCGCCGCGGCCGGCTCGAGGACGGCGTGACCCGGCTCGTTCGCGAGACCGATCCCGACTTCCGCTGA
- a CDS encoding GNAT family N-acetyltransferase yields the protein MPTVRPAAPDDLRATSRLHRQLLPDGFFARLGRGFLCSYHRTFARSPHAVAFVTGPAGDADGFLVGTLSNRQHYRFVVRCCGVRLAARGLLALAARPRLAWTFLRTRAGRYLRWALRYPLRPARRPSTAEDLTAPAAETRPDPAGEDAPAEPAAAPVAVLTHVAVGTRAQGNGTGRALVEAFVAAAREAGVTEARLVTDAGGPAEAFYRRLGWTPGQVRHGSGGSLVREFRLSLHENAPS from the coding sequence GTGCCCACCGTTCGACCCGCCGCGCCCGACGACCTGCGCGCGACCTCGCGGCTGCACCGTCAGCTGCTGCCCGACGGGTTCTTCGCCCGGCTCGGCCGCGGTTTCCTGTGCAGCTACCACCGCACCTTCGCACGCAGCCCCCACGCGGTGGCGTTCGTGACCGGACCCGCCGGCGACGCGGACGGGTTCCTCGTCGGCACGCTGAGCAACCGGCAGCACTACCGCTTCGTGGTGCGCTGCTGCGGGGTGCGTCTCGCGGCACGCGGTCTGCTGGCACTGGCGGCCCGTCCGCGGCTGGCCTGGACGTTCCTGCGCACCCGGGCCGGCCGCTACCTGCGCTGGGCCCTGCGCTACCCGCTCCGGCCCGCGCGACGGCCTTCGACAGCCGAGGACCTGACGGCGCCGGCCGCCGAAACGCGACCGGACCCCGCCGGCGAGGACGCGCCCGCTGAACCCGCGGCCGCGCCCGTGGCCGTGCTCACCCACGTGGCCGTGGGCACCCGCGCCCAGGGCAACGGCACCGGGCGTGCGCTCGTGGAGGCTTTCGTCGCCGCCGCGCGCGAGGCCGGTGTCACCGAGGCACGGCTGGTCACCGACGCGGGCGGCCCGGCCGAGGCGTTCTACCGGCGGCTGGGATGGACACCCGGCCAGGTCCGTCACGGCTCCGGCGGTAGCCTCGTGCGCGAATTCCGGCTGTCGCTGCACGAGAACGCGCCTTCGTGA
- a CDS encoding zinc-dependent metalloprotease, translating to MPTPFSATTEGDPSAVPLLDERAALWAASLVAPRRRDRPDAARALRAEVAADVPDLDAAARRWTRLGHGLPPTEARVVGRLGWVKINLSSLRGAFEPLRDKLTGNRVLASRVVGVQIGALLGLLSAKVLGQFVLPFGGPGGGQLLVVGPNVLELGERHGDLATDIRRTVVLHEITHRLQFDGTPWLADHLRGLVDRYLADARLDREAVRQMAPQLPRLVAEVRDTGTIQPLVDAVLTEEQARVVAEAQGLMSLLEGHGNTAMFDAAARDLIRDPDAVREALAERHGDVTSKVLTAVAGLELKRRQYREGEEFVRGVLDLGGIEALNLAFHAAEHLPAGHEVADPAAWLARVRAA from the coding sequence GTGCCCACGCCCTTCTCGGCCACGACGGAGGGCGATCCCTCTGCCGTGCCGCTGCTCGACGAGCGCGCCGCACTGTGGGCCGCCTCGCTGGTCGCCCCGCGCCGACGGGACCGTCCCGACGCCGCCCGTGCCCTGCGTGCCGAGGTTGCGGCCGACGTGCCGGACCTCGACGCGGCCGCACGTCGCTGGACGCGGCTGGGGCACGGGCTGCCCCCGACCGAGGCCCGAGTGGTCGGCCGGCTCGGGTGGGTCAAGATCAACCTGTCCAGCCTGCGCGGTGCCTTCGAGCCGCTGCGGGACAAGCTGACCGGCAACCGGGTCCTGGCCTCGCGGGTGGTCGGCGTGCAGATCGGCGCGCTGCTGGGCCTGCTGTCGGCCAAGGTGCTCGGCCAGTTCGTGCTGCCCTTCGGCGGTCCCGGCGGGGGCCAGCTGCTGGTCGTCGGCCCGAACGTGCTGGAACTCGGCGAGCGGCACGGTGACCTGGCTACCGACATCCGGCGCACCGTGGTGCTGCACGAGATCACCCACCGGCTGCAGTTCGACGGCACCCCGTGGCTCGCCGACCACCTGCGCGGGCTCGTCGACCGGTACCTGGCCGACGCCCGCCTGGACCGCGAGGCGGTGCGTCAGATGGCGCCGCAACTGCCGCGCTTGGTCGCCGAGGTCCGTGACACTGGCACCATCCAGCCACTGGTGGACGCCGTGCTCACCGAGGAGCAGGCCCGCGTCGTGGCGGAGGCCCAGGGGCTGATGAGCCTGCTGGAGGGTCACGGCAACACCGCCATGTTCGACGCCGCCGCCAGGGACCTGATCCGCGATCCGGACGCTGTCCGCGAGGCGCTGGCCGAGCGGCACGGCGACGTCACCTCGAAGGTCCTCACGGCCGTCGCCGGGCTCGAGCTCAAGCGCCGGCAGTACCGCGAGGGCGAGGAGTTCGTACGCGGCGTGCTGGACCTGGGTGGCATCGAGGCGCTCAACCTCGCCTTCCATGCCGCCGAACACCTGCCCGCCGGCCACGAGGTCGCCGATCCGGCCGCCTGGCTGGCCCGGGTCCGGGCCGCCTGA
- the tilS gene encoding tRNA lysidine(34) synthetase TilS, translated as MRAGLSDVPQGAAAVVAVSGGPDSTAVAYLVAEARPDLRLTLVHVRHGLRPDEQEQAVLEVHAGWLGLDLHRIDVEVAVGGRGVEAAARDARYAALTASAAELGADWVVVGHTADDQAETVLLRAARGTGTDGLAAMPVRRPLDARRQLVRPALRLRRAALRAFLTAEGLPWVDDPTNVDPRVRRAVVRHEVLPALSRAAGDPVGALGRLAELSRADATALDDLAETHVRELVVRTGPVRSLPDAALARLPEALRRRVVRRVLAELLDEPVGAVAVERILALLPGAALDLPGGLRATAGGGWRTLGPPVAPAEAPRGIVVPGDTTWAPTAARIVALTPDVTPPPAADGGQIAFELAGAWSPPAVRVPQRLVPPGGRTERMSLALGPDLPPLRLRHRQPGDRLRTGGGTRRLQDVLVDAGVPRPVRDLWPVVATGDRVVWVPGVAADVEVVRAGREAPRALLVVQPAV; from the coding sequence GTGCGGGCCGGGCTGAGCGACGTCCCGCAGGGGGCCGCGGCCGTCGTGGCGGTCTCCGGCGGGCCCGACTCGACGGCGGTGGCGTACCTGGTCGCCGAGGCCCGTCCGGACCTGCGGCTCACGCTCGTGCACGTCCGGCACGGCCTGCGCCCCGACGAGCAGGAACAGGCCGTGCTGGAGGTCCACGCCGGCTGGCTCGGGTTGGACCTGCACCGCATCGACGTCGAGGTTGCGGTGGGTGGCAGGGGCGTGGAGGCGGCGGCACGGGACGCCCGCTACGCCGCGCTGACGGCTTCGGCCGCGGAGCTCGGCGCGGACTGGGTGGTCGTGGGCCACACCGCCGACGACCAGGCCGAGACGGTGCTGCTGCGGGCGGCCCGCGGGACGGGCACCGACGGGCTGGCCGCCATGCCGGTCCGCCGACCGCTGGACGCCCGCCGGCAGCTGGTCCGACCCGCTCTGCGCCTGCGCCGGGCGGCGCTGCGGGCGTTCCTGACGGCCGAGGGCCTGCCGTGGGTCGACGACCCGACCAATGTCGACCCGCGGGTGCGACGGGCGGTGGTCCGTCACGAGGTGCTGCCGGCGCTGTCGCGCGCGGCCGGGGACCCGGTTGGCGCGCTGGGACGGCTCGCCGAGCTCAGCCGCGCCGACGCGACCGCGCTGGACGACCTCGCGGAGACGCACGTCCGCGAGCTGGTGGTGCGCACCGGCCCGGTCCGCAGTCTCCCCGACGCCGCCCTCGCCCGCCTGCCCGAGGCGCTGCGCCGCCGCGTCGTGCGCCGGGTCCTGGCCGAACTGCTCGACGAACCGGTCGGCGCCGTCGCCGTCGAACGGATCCTCGCGCTCCTCCCGGGCGCCGCGCTCGACCTGCCGGGCGGTCTGCGGGCGACCGCCGGCGGTGGCTGGCGCACGCTCGGTCCGCCGGTCGCACCGGCCGAGGCGCCGCGCGGCATCGTCGTGCCGGGCGACACCACCTGGGCGCCGACGGCCGCCCGGATCGTTGCGCTCACCCCGGACGTGACGCCGCCGCCGGCCGCGGACGGCGGGCAGATCGCGTTCGAACTGGCCGGGGCCTGGAGCCCGCCCGCCGTGCGGGTGCCCCAGCGGCTGGTCCCGCCGGGCGGGCGCACCGAGCGCATGTCGCTCGCGCTCGGTCCCGACCTGCCGCCGCTGCGACTGCGACACCGCCAGCCCGGCGACCGTCTGCGCACCGGCGGTGGGACGCGACGTCTGCAGGACGTGCTCGTGGACGCCGGCGTGCCGCGCCCGGTACGCGACCTGTGGCCGGTGGTGGCGACCGGGGACCGGGTGGTGTGGGTTCCCGGTGTCGCCGCCGACGTCGAGGTCGTCCGGGCGGGCCGTGAGGCCCCTCGGGCACTGCTCGTCGTGCAGCCGGCCGTCTAG
- the hpt gene encoding hypoxanthine phosphoribosyltransferase → MDELASIPPAFRDDVESVLIPQARLDARLAELAAEVDRDYAGRELLLVGVLKGAIFVMADLARHLTLSTAMDFMAVSSYGASTSSSGVVRILKDLDTEIEGRDVLIVEDIVDSGLTLDYLTKNLRSRRPASVEILSLLTKPSRREVDLPVKYVGFEVPDVFVVGYGLDFAERYRSLRDIVTLRPEVYRGA, encoded by the coding sequence ATGGACGAACTCGCCTCGATCCCGCCGGCGTTCCGCGACGACGTGGAGTCGGTCCTCATTCCCCAGGCCAGGCTCGACGCGCGGCTGGCCGAACTCGCCGCCGAGGTCGACCGCGACTACGCCGGGCGGGAACTGCTGCTGGTGGGGGTCCTGAAGGGCGCGATCTTCGTCATGGCCGATCTGGCCCGGCACCTGACGCTGTCCACGGCCATGGACTTCATGGCCGTCTCCTCGTACGGCGCCTCGACGTCGTCGTCCGGCGTCGTGCGGATCCTGAAGGACCTGGACACGGAGATCGAGGGCCGCGACGTCCTGATCGTGGAGGACATCGTCGACTCCGGCCTGACGCTGGACTACCTGACGAAGAACCTGCGCTCGCGCCGCCCCGCCAGCGTGGAGATCCTGTCGCTGCTGACCAAGCCCAGCCGGCGTGAGGTGGACCTGCCGGTCAAGTACGTCGGCTTCGAGGTCCCCGACGTGTTCGTCGTCGGCTACGGGCTCGACTTCGCGGAGCGCTACCGCTCGCTGCGCGACATCGTCACCCTGCGCCCCGAGGTGTACCGGGGGGCCTGA
- the ftsH gene encoding ATP-dependent zinc metalloprotease FtsH — MKPGQRLLRGPLPWVLALAAALWLGVSFVQGQAAPDELTWTQFAQAVENGELQGQDLEATIGNRSEQIEGERRVGDSTEPFTVFYSPSINREQLANWIDQGQIGSVQFDPEQPGALTSILATVLPFLLILVVFFLLMQNMQGGGGRVMQFGKSKAKMVSKDAPKVTFSDVAGADSAIEELREIKEFLENPTKFQQMGAKIPKGVLLFGPPGTGKTLLARAVAGEAGVPFFSISGSDFVEMFVGVGASRVRDLFEQAKANAPAIIFMDEIDAVGRHRGAGMGGGHDEREQTLNQLLVEMDGFDVRSSVILIAATNRPDILDPALLRPGRFDRQIVVDRPDLIGREAILKVHARGKPLAADVDLSVLARQTPGFTGADLANLINEAALLAARFGKKEIGHAELEESIERVIAGPERKTRLMGENEKRTVAYHEAGHAIVGHALPNADPVHKITIIPRGQALGFTMQLPTEDKYLISRSELIDRLAVMLGGRVAEEIKIGDITTGAGDDIRKATATAKEMVTQYGMSSKLGPITLGQRDSQPFLGKEFGHAPDYSGQVAFQIDEEVRHLLDEAHDEALEILVENDHVLENLATKLLEVETVDGGLLEEIFAPISKRPTRAVSAPEAEEPTAVIRKLRRLTGASTGNGQGNGHGPQGSLGAGAGTTGSERDES, encoded by the coding sequence GTGAAGCCAGGCCAGCGCCTACTCCGCGGCCCCTTGCCCTGGGTGCTCGCGCTCGCCGCCGCCCTCTGGCTCGGTGTCAGCTTCGTCCAGGGGCAGGCCGCCCCGGACGAGCTGACCTGGACCCAGTTCGCACAGGCGGTGGAGAACGGCGAACTCCAGGGGCAGGACCTCGAGGCGACGATCGGCAACCGGTCCGAGCAGATCGAGGGTGAACGTCGCGTCGGCGACTCGACCGAGCCCTTCACGGTCTTCTACAGCCCGTCGATCAACCGCGAACAGCTCGCCAACTGGATCGACCAGGGCCAGATCGGCTCCGTGCAGTTCGACCCGGAACAGCCGGGTGCGCTGACGTCGATCCTCGCGACCGTCCTGCCGTTCCTGCTCATCCTGGTCGTGTTCTTCCTGCTCATGCAGAACATGCAGGGTGGCGGCGGCCGCGTCATGCAGTTCGGCAAGTCCAAGGCCAAGATGGTCTCCAAGGACGCGCCGAAGGTCACCTTCTCCGACGTCGCGGGCGCCGACTCCGCCATCGAGGAGCTCCGCGAGATCAAGGAGTTCCTGGAGAACCCGACCAAGTTCCAGCAGATGGGCGCCAAGATCCCCAAGGGCGTGCTGCTGTTCGGACCCCCCGGCACCGGTAAGACGCTGCTCGCCCGCGCCGTGGCCGGCGAGGCCGGGGTGCCGTTCTTCTCCATCTCCGGCTCGGACTTCGTCGAGATGTTCGTCGGGGTCGGTGCCTCGCGCGTGCGTGACCTGTTCGAGCAGGCCAAGGCCAACGCGCCGGCGATCATCTTCATGGACGAGATCGACGCCGTCGGCCGCCACCGCGGCGCCGGCATGGGCGGCGGCCACGACGAGCGCGAACAGACCCTCAACCAGCTGCTGGTCGAGATGGACGGCTTCGACGTCCGTAGCTCGGTGATCCTGATCGCGGCCACGAACCGCCCTGACATCCTCGACCCGGCCCTGCTGCGCCCGGGCCGGTTCGACCGTCAGATCGTGGTCGACCGCCCGGACCTCATCGGCCGCGAGGCGATCCTGAAGGTGCACGCCCGCGGCAAGCCGCTGGCCGCCGACGTCGACCTGTCCGTGCTGGCCCGCCAGACGCCGGGCTTCACGGGCGCCGACCTCGCCAACCTCATCAACGAGGCCGCGCTGCTCGCCGCCCGCTTCGGCAAGAAGGAGATCGGCCACGCGGAGCTCGAGGAGTCCATCGAGCGCGTCATCGCCGGTCCGGAGCGCAAGACCCGCCTGATGGGCGAGAACGAGAAGCGCACCGTCGCCTACCACGAGGCCGGTCACGCGATCGTCGGGCACGCGCTGCCCAACGCCGACCCGGTCCACAAGATCACGATCATCCCGCGCGGCCAGGCGCTGGGCTTCACGATGCAGCTGCCGACCGAGGACAAGTACCTCATCTCGCGCAGCGAGCTCATCGACCGCCTGGCGGTCATGCTCGGGGGCCGGGTCGCCGAGGAGATCAAGATCGGCGACATCACCACGGGCGCCGGTGACGACATCCGCAAGGCCACCGCGACCGCCAAGGAGATGGTGACCCAGTACGGCATGAGCTCGAAGCTGGGTCCGATCACGCTGGGCCAGCGCGACTCGCAGCCGTTCCTCGGCAAGGAGTTCGGCCACGCGCCCGACTACTCGGGCCAGGTCGCGTTCCAGATCGACGAGGAGGTCCGCCACCTGCTCGACGAGGCCCACGACGAGGCCCTGGAGATCCTGGTCGAGAACGACCACGTGCTGGAGAACCTCGCCACCAAGCTGCTCGAGGTGGAGACGGTCGACGGCGGGCTGCTCGAGGAGATCTTCGCGCCGATCAGCAAGCGGCCCACCCGCGCCGTGTCGGCCCCGGAGGCGGAGGAGCCGACCGCCGTCATCCGCAAGCTGCGGCGCCTGACGGGCGCCAGCACCGGCAACGGCCAGGGCAACGGTCACGGACCACAGGGCTCGCTCGGCGCGGGCGCCGGGACCACCGGCAGCGAGCGCGACGAGTCGTGA